A window of Devosia chinhatensis genomic DNA:
CAGCAATCGATTTAAATGGCGTACGTACGTCAGTTCGTCAGGGCACGCGGGTGACGAGCGTTCGAGCGATGGCCCTGTAGGCCAGGGCTTCCGGACCCTCTGGTCGCGCGGCGACGGGCGGGGTGCCGGCGTCGGATTCCGCGCGAATGGACATGACGAGCGGAATGGCGCCCAAAAACGGCATGTCGAGCCGCGCCGCCGCCTGTTCGGCCCCGCCCGTGCCGAAGATGTCGTAGCGAATGCCGGTATCGGGTGCGATGAAATAGCTCATGTTTTCAACGAGGCCGAGGACGGGGACACGCATCCGGCGCAGCATGTCGATGGCCTTTTGCGCATCGATCAGCGCCAGATCCTGCGGGGTTGAGACGATGACGACCCCGTCCACAATCGTCTGCTGGAAAAGCGCGATGTGAATATCGCCCGTTCCTGGCGGCAGGTCGATGATCAGCACGTCAAGCGCGCCCCAATCGGTTTCACGCAGCAATTGCCGCAATCCCGACGTCGCCATGGGGCCGCGCCAGACCACGGCCTGCCCCGGAATCAGCATTGAGCCGATGGACATGGCCTTGAGCCCGAAGGCGTCGTGCGGGGTGAAGATGCCGTCATCGCGCACAGCGGGCTTTCCTTCGATCCCCAGGAGCTTGGGGATCGAGGGACCGTAAAGGTCTGCATCGAGGATGCCCACCGCAAGGCCTTCGGCAGCGAGCGCCAGCGCGATGTTCACCGCTGTCGTCGATTTGCCGACACCGCCCTTGCCCGAGCCGACGGCAATGATCCGTTTGACGCCATTGACCCTGGTCTTGCCCGCTGGCACTGCGGATCCATGGCCGAATTTAGGACTGTTGGACTTCTCGGCCGTGATCGACACCATGACCTTGCGGCTGCCGCCAAGACGCTGGGCGATCGACTGCGCTTGCTCGCGAGCGGGTCCGAACGCAGCTTCCATGCCGCTCGCCACGGCGATGGCAAAGGCGATGGCGCCGGGCGTCACGATGATTTCGGACAGGCCCCCATAGCCTGCAAGATCGCCGCCGCCGGGAATTTCGACCTCGGCGAGCGCGGCTTTGATCTGTGCGGAGAGATCGGTATCGGCCATGGAAACCCCAAAAGAAGAAGACCCCACCCCGAATGTGTCGAAGGGCGAGGTCCGGGATGGTTTCGAGATGAGGCGAGAAACCTCGAGATGTCTGTAACTTGCTTAGAGGATCGACTGGCCTGTTCCGGCCCAATCCTTGACGAAACCCTCGATGCCCTTGTCGGTCAGCGGATGGCTGGCAAGCTTCTTGATCACGTCGGGTGGAATGGTCGCGACGTCCGCTCCGGCCAGGGCAGCCTGGGTCACGTGGTTGGGCGTGCGGATCGAAGCGGCCAGGATCTGGGTCTCGAACTGGTAATTGTCGTAGATCTGGCGAATGTTCTCGATCAGCTCCATGCCATCGAGATTGATGTCGTCGAGGCGGCCGATAAAGGGCGAGATATAGGTGGCGCCGGCCTTGGCGGCGAGAAGCGCCTGATTGGCCGAGAAGCAGAGCGTGACGTTTGTCGGAATGCCCTTGTCCTTGAAGTACTTGGTGGCCTTGAGGCCATTCAGCGTCAGGGGCAGCTTGATGACCACGTTGGACGCGATCTTGGCCAGGTGCTCGCCCTCGGCGACCATGCCGTCATATTCGAGGCTGGCGACTTCGGCCGAGACCGGATCGGGCGTGATCCCGCAGATTTCCTTGATGACTTCCTTGAAGTCACGGCCCGACTTGGCGATCAGCGACGGATTGGTGGTCACGCCATTGATGAGCCCGGCTTCGTTGAGCTCGCGGATGGCGGCGGTGTCTGCAGTATCGACGAAGAACTTCATCGTTCCCTCCTAAATAATCGTCCCGATTGGCCGGCTGGGCCAAGATGTAGCATGGCGGCGTGCTGCCGCAAGCGCTGGCTCAGCGGGTGGCTGCCAGAAAGGCCTCTGCGAGGTCGCCGACGCGATCCTCGGGAATTCCGGCGACATTAATGCGGCTATCCCCGGTCATATAGACCCCGTTTGCGGCTTTAAGATGCTCGACCGCATCAGTGCTGAGCCCCAGCAGCGAAAACATGCCGCGGTGATCGGCCACGAAATCGAAGTCAGACGAGTTCGATCGTTCGCGAATGGCATCCGCAAGTTTTTTTCGCAATGAAATCATGCGGTTACGCATGGCGGAAAGCTCGGCTTCCCATTCGGCGCGCAGGGCCGCGTCCTCGAGAATGGTGCGGATGATCTCCGCGCCATGATCAGGCGGCTGCGAATAGGCGCCCCGGATGATGTTGAGCAATTGCGAATTGGTGACATCGGCCTGTTCGGCATTGCGCGCCACGAGAATGGCAGCACCGACACGTTCGCGGTAGAGACCGAAATTCTTCGATCCGGAGAAGGCTATCAGAGCTTCGGGGACCGAGGATAGAATTTTGCGCGTGCCATAGGCATCGGCCTCGATGCCATCGCCAAAACCAAGATAGGCCAGGTCGATAAACGGCAGGGCGCCGGTGCGCGCGAGGCTTTCGGCCACCTGGTCCCATTGCGCATCGGTGAGATTGGCGCCAGTGGGATTGTGGCAGCAACCATGGAGCAGGACGACATCGTCGGCGCTCAATTGATCAAGCGCATCAAGCATTTGCTCAAATTTGACGCCACGGGTTTCCGGATCGAAATAGGGATAGGTGACGACCTTGAGGCCCGAATTGATCGCGATCGGATTGTGATTGGCCCAGGTCGGATCCGACACATGGACATTGGCACCGGGGCGAGCGCGGTTGATCAGCTGCATCAAAACCCACAGCGAGCCTGTGCCGCCGGGCGCCTGGGCGATGCGGACGCGGGCGCGATCGACGCTATCGGCAAGCACAAGGTCGAGGACGGCATTGCCATAGCCCTTGTTGCCGGCAATCCCGAGGTAAGTCTTTGTTTTCTCGTTCGAAAGAATGCGTTCTTCGGCCTTGCGAACCGAGGTCATGACCGGGGTCACGCCCTTCTCGTCCTTG
This region includes:
- a CDS encoding Mrp/NBP35 family ATP-binding protein, coding for MADTDLSAQIKAALAEVEIPGGGDLAGYGGLSEIIVTPGAIAFAIAVASGMEAAFGPAREQAQSIAQRLGGSRKVMVSITAEKSNSPKFGHGSAVPAGKTRVNGVKRIIAVGSGKGGVGKSTTAVNIALALAAEGLAVGILDADLYGPSIPKLLGIEGKPAVRDDGIFTPHDAFGLKAMSIGSMLIPGQAVVWRGPMATSGLRQLLRETDWGALDVLIIDLPPGTGDIHIALFQQTIVDGVVIVSTPQDLALIDAQKAIDMLRRMRVPVLGLVENMSYFIAPDTGIRYDIFGTGGAEQAAARLDMPFLGAIPLVMSIRAESDAGTPPVAARPEGPEALAYRAIARTLVTRVP
- the fsa gene encoding fructose-6-phosphate aldolase yields the protein MKFFVDTADTAAIRELNEAGLINGVTTNPSLIAKSGRDFKEVIKEICGITPDPVSAEVASLEYDGMVAEGEHLAKIASNVVIKLPLTLNGLKATKYFKDKGIPTNVTLCFSANQALLAAKAGATYISPFIGRLDDINLDGMELIENIRQIYDNYQFETQILAASIRTPNHVTQAALAGADVATIPPDVIKKLASHPLTDKGIEGFVKDWAGTGQSIL
- a CDS encoding aromatic amino acid transaminase — its product is MFETLTQAPGDKILALMGEYAADQRSAKIDLGVGVYKDEKGVTPVMTSVRKAEERILSNEKTKTYLGIAGNKGYGNAVLDLVLADSVDRARVRIAQAPGGTGSLWVLMQLINRARPGANVHVSDPTWANHNPIAINSGLKVVTYPYFDPETRGVKFEQMLDALDQLSADDVVLLHGCCHNPTGANLTDAQWDQVAESLARTGALPFIDLAYLGFGDGIEADAYGTRKILSSVPEALIAFSGSKNFGLYRERVGAAILVARNAEQADVTNSQLLNIIRGAYSQPPDHGAEIIRTILEDAALRAEWEAELSAMRNRMISLRKKLADAIRERSNSSDFDFVADHRGMFSLLGLSTDAVEHLKAANGVYMTGDSRINVAGIPEDRVGDLAEAFLAATR